In Intestinibacillus sp. Marseille-P6563, a single genomic region encodes these proteins:
- the gpmI gene encoding 2,3-bisphosphoglycerate-independent phosphoglycerate mutase has protein sequence MRKIKQEDIIAASKAKAATKAVADAAVLSTSAVQAAEPAEAATDAVKTAEKPAAKRTRRTTTRKTAEKEPTTEKKPAAKRTRRTTTKTAAKQPLALIILDGFGHRDSDAGNAIHAAKTPRLDKIFSECPHTLIGASGMDVGLPNGQMGNSEVGHTNIGAGRIVYQELTRITKSIEDGDFFENEAFQHAVDQCLWFNSTLHIFGLMSDGGVHSHIDHICALLELAKRKGLTKVCVHCFMDGRDTPPTSGVEYVKKLLDKIKELGVGCISTISGRYYAMDRDKRWDRLERAYDAIVLGEAPVYEDAVQAVLNSYEADVTDEFIEPVIVTPGANVQKDDAVIFANFRPDRAREITRAIVDPDFDGFFREQGNLPVKFVCMTQYDATMPNVEVAFKPQSLTNTFGEYIAEKGLTQLRIAETEKYAHVTFFFNGGVEKEYKNEDRALIKSPSVATYDLKPEMSAPEVTDEVLKRIESDKYDVIILNYANCDMVGHTGVFDAAVKAVETVDTCVGKVVDALLAKGGTALITADHGNADRMLEDDGVTPFTAHSTSPVPLALVGRDNIKALAEGGVLADLAPTMLELLGLDKPEEMTGKSLLVK, from the coding sequence ATGAGAAAGATCAAGCAGGAGGACATCATCGCAGCATCCAAAGCCAAGGCCGCGACCAAGGCTGTAGCAGATGCAGCGGTCCTGTCCACCTCCGCAGTACAGGCTGCGGAACCGGCGGAAGCCGCAACCGATGCGGTCAAGACCGCCGAGAAGCCGGCGGCAAAGCGTACCCGCCGGACCACCACCCGCAAGACCGCGGAAAAAGAACCCACCACCGAAAAGAAACCGGCGGCAAAGCGTACCCGCCGTACCACGACTAAGACAGCTGCCAAGCAGCCGCTGGCCCTCATCATTCTGGATGGCTTTGGCCATCGGGACAGCGACGCTGGCAATGCCATCCACGCGGCAAAGACCCCGCGTCTGGATAAGATCTTCAGCGAGTGCCCGCACACCCTCATTGGCGCATCCGGTATGGATGTCGGCCTGCCGAACGGCCAGATGGGCAACTCCGAAGTCGGCCATACCAACATTGGCGCTGGCCGCATTGTTTACCAGGAACTGACTCGCATCACCAAGTCGATTGAAGACGGTGATTTCTTTGAAAACGAAGCATTCCAGCATGCCGTTGACCAGTGCCTGTGGTTTAATTCCACCCTGCACATCTTTGGCCTGATGAGCGATGGCGGCGTACATTCCCACATCGATCACATCTGCGCTCTGCTCGAACTGGCCAAGAGAAAGGGCCTGACCAAGGTTTGCGTTCATTGCTTCATGGACGGCCGTGACACCCCGCCGACTTCGGGCGTGGAATATGTCAAGAAGCTCCTGGATAAGATCAAGGAACTGGGCGTTGGCTGCATTTCGACCATTTCGGGCCGTTACTATGCAATGGACCGCGACAAGCGTTGGGATCGTCTGGAGCGCGCTTATGACGCCATCGTTCTGGGCGAGGCTCCGGTTTATGAGGACGCCGTACAGGCCGTCCTGAACAGCTACGAAGCGGACGTGACCGACGAATTTATCGAGCCGGTTATCGTGACCCCGGGTGCCAATGTCCAAAAGGACGATGCGGTCATCTTTGCAAACTTCCGTCCCGACCGTGCGCGTGAAATCACCCGCGCGATCGTTGACCCGGACTTCGACGGCTTCTTCCGCGAACAGGGCAACCTGCCGGTCAAGTTCGTCTGCATGACCCAGTACGACGCGACCATGCCGAACGTCGAAGTGGCCTTCAAGCCGCAGAGCCTGACCAATACCTTCGGCGAATACATCGCCGAAAAGGGTCTGACCCAGCTGCGCATCGCCGAAACCGAGAAGTACGCGCATGTTACGTTCTTCTTCAACGGCGGCGTTGAAAAGGAATACAAGAATGAAGACCGCGCGCTCATCAAGTCGCCGTCGGTTGCAACTTATGACTTAAAGCCCGAGATGTCGGCGCCCGAAGTCACCGATGAAGTGCTCAAGCGCATTGAGTCGGATAAATATGATGTCATCATCCTCAATTACGCCAACTGCGATATGGTTGGTCACACCGGTGTGTTCGATGCAGCCGTCAAGGCAGTCGAAACCGTGGACACCTGTGTCGGCAAGGTCGTGGACGCTCTGCTCGCCAAGGGTGGCACCGCGCTCATCACCGCGGACCATGGCAATGCCGACCGCATGCTCGAGGATGACGGCGTAACCCCGTTCACCGCGCACTCGACCAGCCCGGTACCGCTGGCGCTGGTTGGCCGCGACAACATCAAGGCCCTGGCAGAGGGCGGCGTGCTGGCTGACCTGGCACCGACCATGCTCGAACTGCTCGGTCTGGACAAGCCGGAAGAGATGACCGGCAAGAGCCTGCTTGTGAAGTAA